In Kitasatospora sp. NBC_00240, the following are encoded in one genomic region:
- a CDS encoding NUDIX hydrolase, with product MTHATQPIRDEAEQWRVLSTETPFRGRVTGVRSDQVEMPDGSVARRDYQIHPGSVAVLAVDARQRVLLVRQYRHPVRQRLWELPAGLLDVPGENPLHAAQRELYEEAHCKAGEWKVLVDFYTSPGGTDEALRLFLATDLAEAQGERYAAHGEELEIELARVPLGELVGLVLAGELHNPTLVTGVLALQAALAAPGGTAALRPAESPWPARPFEHG from the coding sequence ATGACGCACGCAACGCAGCCGATCCGGGACGAGGCCGAGCAGTGGCGGGTGCTCAGCACCGAGACGCCGTTCCGGGGCCGGGTCACCGGGGTGCGCAGCGACCAGGTCGAGATGCCGGACGGCTCCGTCGCCCGCCGCGACTACCAGATCCACCCCGGCTCGGTCGCCGTCCTCGCCGTCGACGCCCGGCAGCGGGTGCTGCTGGTGCGCCAGTACCGCCACCCGGTCCGCCAGCGGCTCTGGGAGCTGCCCGCCGGCCTGCTCGACGTCCCCGGCGAGAACCCGCTGCACGCCGCCCAGCGCGAGCTGTACGAGGAGGCCCACTGCAAGGCGGGGGAGTGGAAGGTCCTGGTCGACTTCTACACCTCCCCCGGCGGCACCGACGAGGCCCTGCGGCTCTTCCTCGCCACCGACCTCGCCGAGGCACAGGGCGAGCGCTACGCCGCGCACGGCGAGGAGCTGGAGATCGAGCTGGCCCGGGTGCCGCTCGGCGAGCTGGTCGGGCTGGTCCTGGCCGGCGAGCTGCACAACCCGACCCTGGTCACCGGCGTGCTCGCGCTGCAGGCGGCACTCGCGGCCCCGGGCGGGACGGCCGCGCTGCGCCCGG
- a CDS encoding glycosyltransferase family 4 protein, whose protein sequence is MDPSAARTSAAAPEPGQLHVVLVLSAGTGGIGAHVRSLAQGLVAHGVTVTVCAPAGADALFGFSRTGARFHLVDITPTAGARSDAAAIGELRRAFTGADVVHAHGLRAGLLSDLALRTAGRFPGLRPETPLVVTSHQAMLATGMERRLQRLMERRVARAADLVLGASSDLVARARELGATDARLGPVAAPPMPPGALDRAAARAAVLGGGPDRPLVLAIGRLVPQKAFGQLLDAARELSGLDPRPLVVIAGEGAQGPALRERVAAERLPVELLGYRTDVPDLLAAADLVVVSSRWEARSLVVQEAMRAGVPVVSTAVGGIPELVGDAAVLVPAGDAPALGAAVRGLLADPDRRGLLAEAGRQQAGTWPDEAATVAQVLSTYDELVQRG, encoded by the coding sequence GTGGACCCATCCGCTGCCCGGACCTCGGCGGCCGCCCCCGAACCGGGGCAGCTGCACGTGGTACTCGTCCTGTCCGCCGGTACCGGCGGCATCGGCGCGCACGTGCGCTCCCTGGCACAGGGCCTGGTCGCGCACGGAGTGACCGTGACCGTCTGCGCGCCCGCCGGGGCGGACGCGCTGTTCGGCTTCTCCCGCACCGGCGCCAGGTTCCACCTGGTCGACATCACGCCCACGGCCGGCGCCCGCAGCGACGCCGCCGCGATCGGCGAGCTGCGCCGCGCCTTCACCGGCGCCGACGTGGTGCACGCCCACGGCCTGCGGGCCGGGCTGCTCTCGGACCTGGCGCTGCGGACGGCGGGCCGGTTCCCCGGCCTGCGCCCGGAGACCCCGCTGGTGGTCACCTCGCACCAGGCGATGCTGGCCACCGGCATGGAGCGCCGGCTCCAGCGGCTGATGGAGCGCCGGGTGGCGCGGGCGGCCGACCTGGTGCTCGGCGCCTCCTCGGACCTGGTCGCGCGGGCCCGCGAGCTGGGTGCCACCGATGCCCGGCTGGGGCCGGTCGCGGCCCCGCCGATGCCGCCGGGCGCCCTGGACCGGGCCGCCGCGCGGGCCGCCGTGCTGGGCGGCGGGCCGGACCGTCCGCTGGTGCTGGCGATCGGGCGCCTCGTCCCGCAGAAGGCCTTCGGGCAGCTGCTGGACGCCGCCCGGGAGCTGTCCGGCCTGGACCCCCGGCCGCTGGTGGTGATCGCGGGCGAGGGAGCGCAGGGCCCGGCGCTGCGGGAGCGGGTGGCCGCCGAACGCCTGCCGGTCGAGCTGCTCGGCTACCGCACGGACGTCCCCGACCTGCTGGCGGCCGCCGACCTGGTGGTGGTCAGCAGCCGCTGGGAGGCCCGCTCGCTGGTGGTCCAGGAGGCGATGCGGGCCGGTGTCCCGGTGGTCTCCACGGCCGTCGGCGGGATCCCCGAGCTGGTCGGCGACGCCGCCGTGCTGGTCCCGGCGGGGGACGCCCCCGCGCTGGGCGCGGCCGTGCGCGGCCTGCTGGCCGATCCGGACCGGCGGGGGCTGCTGGCCGAGGCGGGCCGCCAGCAGGCCGGCACCTGGCCGGACGAGGCCGCCACGGTGGCCCAGGTGCTCAGCACGTACGACGAACTGGTGCAGCGCGGCTGA
- a CDS encoding CTP synthase, with amino-acid sequence MTTKHLFVTGGVASSLGKGLTASSLGALLKARGLRVTMQKLDPYLNVDPGTMNPFQHGEVFVTDDGAETDLDVGHYERFLDTNLHGSANVTTGQVYSTVIAKERRGEYLGDTVQVIPHITNEIKSRIRRMATDDVDVVITEVGGTVGDIESLPFLEAVRQVRHEVGRDNVFFVHVSLLPYIGPSGELKTKPTQHSVAALRNIGIQPDAIVLRADREVPQAIKRKISLMCDVDEEAVVAAIDAKSIYDIPKVLHGEGLDAYVVRRLDLPFRDVDWTTWDDLLRRVHEPQHIVKVALVGKYIDLPDAYLSVTEALRAGGFANNARAEIKWVTSDDCSTPEGAREQLGDVDAICIPGGFGDRGVDGKVGAITYARENKVPLLGLCLGLQCVVIEAARNLAGLPEANSTEFDAAAKYPVISTMAEQLAIVDGKGDLGGTMRLGLYPAKLAEGSIVREVYGGEQYVDERHRHRYEVNNAYRADLEKTGLQFSGLSPKGDLVEYVEYPREVHPYLVATQAHPELKSRPTRPHPLFAGLVAAAIKIKTGGE; translated from the coding sequence GTGACGACCAAGCACCTCTTCGTCACCGGGGGTGTCGCCTCTTCGCTCGGCAAGGGCCTCACCGCCTCCAGCCTCGGCGCCCTGCTCAAGGCCCGCGGGCTGCGCGTGACGATGCAGAAGCTCGACCCGTACCTGAACGTCGACCCGGGCACGATGAACCCGTTCCAGCACGGCGAGGTGTTCGTCACCGACGACGGCGCGGAGACCGACCTGGACGTCGGCCACTACGAGCGCTTCCTCGACACCAACCTGCACGGTTCGGCGAACGTCACCACCGGTCAGGTCTACTCGACGGTCATCGCCAAGGAGCGCCGCGGCGAGTACCTGGGCGACACCGTCCAGGTCATCCCGCACATCACCAACGAGATCAAGTCCCGGATCCGCCGGATGGCGACCGACGACGTCGACGTGGTGATCACCGAGGTCGGCGGCACCGTGGGCGACATCGAGTCGCTGCCGTTCCTGGAGGCCGTCCGCCAGGTCCGCCACGAGGTCGGCCGGGACAACGTCTTCTTCGTGCACGTCTCCCTGCTGCCGTACATCGGCCCCTCGGGCGAGCTGAAGACCAAGCCGACCCAGCACTCGGTCGCGGCCCTGCGCAACATCGGCATCCAGCCGGACGCCATCGTGCTGCGCGCCGACCGTGAGGTCCCGCAGGCCATCAAGCGCAAGATCTCGCTGATGTGCGACGTGGACGAGGAGGCCGTGGTCGCGGCCATCGACGCCAAGTCGATCTACGACATCCCCAAGGTGCTGCACGGCGAGGGCCTGGACGCGTACGTGGTGCGCCGGCTGGACCTGCCGTTCCGCGACGTCGACTGGACCACCTGGGACGACCTGCTGCGCCGGGTCCACGAGCCCCAGCACATCGTCAAGGTGGCGCTGGTCGGCAAGTACATCGACCTGCCCGACGCCTACCTCTCGGTCACCGAGGCGCTGCGGGCCGGTGGGTTCGCCAACAACGCCCGGGCCGAGATCAAGTGGGTCACCTCGGACGACTGCAGCACCCCCGAGGGCGCCCGGGAGCAGTTGGGCGACGTGGACGCGATCTGCATCCCCGGTGGCTTCGGCGACCGCGGTGTGGACGGCAAGGTCGGCGCGATCACGTACGCCCGGGAGAACAAGGTGCCGCTGCTGGGCCTCTGCCTGGGCCTGCAGTGCGTGGTCATCGAGGCCGCCCGCAACCTGGCCGGCCTGCCGGAGGCGAACTCCACCGAGTTCGACGCCGCCGCCAAGTACCCGGTGATCTCCACCATGGCCGAGCAGCTGGCCATCGTCGACGGCAAGGGCGACCTGGGCGGCACCATGCGCCTGGGCCTCTACCCGGCCAAGCTCGCCGAGGGCTCGATCGTCCGTGAGGTCTACGGCGGCGAGCAGTACGTGGACGAGCGCCACCGCCACCGCTACGAGGTCAACAACGCGTACCGCGCGGACCTGGAGAAGACCGGCCTGCAGTTCTCCGGCCTCTCCCCGAAGGGCGACCTGGTCGAGTACGTCGAGTACCCGCGCGAGGTGCACCCCTACCTGGTGGCCACCCAGGCCCACCCGGAGCTGAAGTCCCGCCCGACCCGCCCGCACCCGCTGTTCGCGGGTCTGGTGGCCGCCGCCATCAAGATCAAGACCGGCGGCGAGTAA
- a CDS encoding NAD kinase gives MTEERTVFLIAHTGRETALRSVEGLVHGLLKAGIRIRLLAAEAVDLDLPDGVERVAGGEGAADGCELILVAGGDGTLLRGAELAREHGLPMLGINLGRVGFLAEAERDDLAVVVERVVDADYEVEERMTLDVLVRTNGDVIHQDWALNEASIEKASRERMLEVVTEVDGRPVSNFGCDGVVCATPTGSTAYAFSGGGPVVWPEVEALLMVPISAHALFARPLVTSPHSVLAVEVQPKTPHGVLWCDGRRSVELPAGARVEVRRGQTPVRLARLHRAPFTDRLVAKFALPVTGWRGRGGAC, from the coding sequence ATGACTGAGGAACGTACGGTCTTCCTGATCGCGCACACCGGTCGCGAGACCGCGCTGCGCAGTGTCGAAGGACTGGTGCACGGCCTGCTGAAGGCGGGGATCCGGATCCGGCTGCTGGCCGCCGAGGCGGTCGACCTGGACCTCCCGGACGGCGTCGAGCGGGTCGCCGGGGGCGAGGGCGCGGCGGACGGCTGCGAGCTGATCCTGGTGGCCGGCGGCGACGGCACGCTGCTGCGCGGCGCCGAGCTGGCCCGCGAGCACGGGCTGCCGATGCTCGGCATCAATCTCGGCCGGGTCGGCTTCCTCGCGGAGGCCGAGCGGGACGATCTCGCGGTGGTCGTGGAGCGGGTGGTCGACGCCGACTACGAGGTCGAGGAGCGGATGACCCTCGACGTGCTGGTGCGCACCAACGGCGACGTGATCCACCAGGACTGGGCGCTGAACGAGGCGTCCATCGAGAAGGCCTCCCGGGAGCGGATGCTGGAGGTGGTGACCGAGGTGGACGGCCGCCCGGTCTCCAACTTCGGGTGCGACGGGGTGGTCTGCGCGACGCCGACCGGCTCGACCGCCTACGCGTTCTCGGGCGGCGGCCCGGTGGTGTGGCCGGAGGTCGAGGCGCTGCTGATGGTGCCGATCAGCGCGCACGCGCTGTTCGCCCGGCCGCTGGTGACCTCGCCGCATTCGGTCCTGGCGGTCGAGGTGCAGCCGAAGACCCCGCACGGGGTGCTCTGGTGCGACGGCCGCCGGTCGGTCGAACTGCCCGCCGGCGCGCGGGTGGAGGTCCGCCGGGGCCAGACGCCGGTCCGCCTGGCGCGGCTGCACCGGGCGCCGTTCACCGACCGGCTAGTGGCCAAGTTCGCCCTCCCGGTGACCGGGTGGCGGGGGCGCGGCGGGGCCTGCTGA
- a CDS encoding PLP-dependent aminotransferase family protein codes for MAEWHSTVTPAALARLLGTARLPEPAGHRPAYRTLADQVRTLVSAGRLPVGARLPAERELALALAVSRTTVATAYEALRGEGYLHSRRGAGSWTALPEGAPPPSDAMHPVPPDEQGRVLDLGVAALPAPQPYLGEAAARALEQLPAYAAGHGCYPTGLPVLQEAVARRFTARGLPTTPDQILITTGAMSALHLLQRTLLGRGDRVAVESPSYAHTLQALRLSGSRLVPVPHAWPGGPDRLPLWDLPEWRRVLRGAAPKAAYVIPDFHNPTGALIDEEQRRELLAAARAAGTVVLADETTAELGWGIEDESLLPRPTAALDRAAQVVTVGSASKLLWGGLRIGWVRAAPALVRQLATDRVYTDLGTPVLDQLIAAVMLGEQLADVRAHQLRQLRATAAALTAGLRERLPHWRFAEPPGGLSLWLATDGVSGAALARAGERSSVRIAAGTRFGADGAFENFLRIPLTVPAAAVPDAVQRLAAVAALAESGDRWSAADGRQPLAV; via the coding sequence GTGGCCGAATGGCACAGCACCGTCACCCCTGCCGCCCTCGCCCGACTGCTGGGGACCGCCCGGCTGCCCGAGCCCGCCGGGCACCGCCCGGCCTACCGCACGCTGGCCGACCAGGTCCGCACGCTGGTCTCGGCCGGCCGGCTGCCGGTCGGGGCGCGGCTGCCCGCCGAGCGGGAGCTGGCCCTGGCGCTGGCGGTGAGCCGCACCACCGTCGCCACCGCCTACGAGGCCCTGCGCGGCGAGGGCTACCTGCACAGTCGGCGCGGCGCCGGCAGCTGGACGGCGCTGCCCGAGGGCGCCCCGCCGCCCAGCGACGCCATGCACCCCGTCCCGCCGGACGAGCAGGGCCGGGTGCTGGACCTCGGCGTCGCCGCGCTGCCCGCCCCGCAGCCCTACCTCGGCGAGGCCGCCGCCCGGGCCCTGGAGCAGCTGCCCGCCTACGCGGCCGGGCACGGCTGCTACCCCACCGGCCTGCCGGTCCTGCAGGAGGCCGTGGCCCGCCGGTTCACCGCCCGCGGCCTGCCGACCACCCCCGACCAGATCCTGATCACCACCGGCGCGATGAGCGCCCTGCACCTGCTGCAGCGGACCCTGCTCGGGCGCGGCGACCGGGTCGCGGTCGAGTCGCCGAGCTACGCGCACACCCTGCAGGCGCTGCGGCTGAGCGGCTCCCGCCTGGTGCCCGTGCCGCACGCCTGGCCCGGCGGGCCGGACCGGCTGCCGCTCTGGGACCTCCCCGAGTGGCGCCGGGTGCTGCGCGGCGCGGCGCCGAAGGCCGCGTACGTCATCCCCGACTTCCACAACCCGACCGGCGCGCTGATCGACGAGGAGCAGCGCCGCGAGCTGCTGGCGGCGGCCCGGGCCGCCGGGACGGTGGTGCTGGCCGACGAGACCACCGCGGAACTGGGCTGGGGGATCGAGGACGAGAGCCTGCTGCCGCGGCCGACGGCGGCGCTGGACCGCGCCGCCCAGGTGGTCACCGTCGGCTCGGCGAGCAAACTGCTCTGGGGCGGCCTGCGGATCGGCTGGGTCCGGGCGGCGCCCGCGCTGGTGCGCCAGCTCGCCACCGACCGGGTCTACACCGACCTGGGCACGCCCGTCCTGGACCAGCTGATCGCCGCCGTGATGCTCGGCGAGCAGCTGGCGGACGTCCGCGCGCACCAGCTGCGGCAGCTGCGCGCCACCGCCGCGGCCCTGACCGCCGGGCTGCGCGAGCGGCTGCCGCACTGGCGGTTCGCCGAGCCGCCCGGCGGCCTCAGCCTCTGGCTGGCCACCGACGGGGTCTCCGGCGCCGCGCTCGCCCGGGCCGGGGAGCGCAGCAGTGTGCGGATCGCGGCCGGCACCCGGTTCGGCGCCGACGGTGCCTTCGAGAACTTCCTCCGGATCCCGCTCACGGTGCCCGCCGCGGCCGTCCCGGACGCCGTGCAGCGGCTGGCCGCCGTGGCCGCGCTGGCGGAGTCCGGCGACCGCTGGTCGGCCGCCGACGGGCGCCAGCCGCTGGCGGTCTGA
- a CDS encoding MOSC domain-containing protein, translating to MNGTIAAVSRGAGHDFGKPNRPSVRLVAGLGVEGDAHLGVTVQHRSRVAQDPTQPNLRQVHLIHAELHEELRLAGHRVAAGELGENITTRGLDLLGLPRGARLHLGEDAVVEVTGLRNPCLQIEAFQEGLLKQVVGRDEAGNVVRRAGIMGVVLAGGEVRPGDTVRVELPDGPQLPLERV from the coding sequence ATGAACGGCACGATAGCGGCGGTCAGCCGGGGCGCGGGGCACGACTTCGGCAAGCCGAACCGGCCGAGCGTCCGGCTGGTCGCCGGGCTCGGGGTGGAGGGGGACGCGCACCTCGGGGTGACCGTCCAGCACCGCTCGCGGGTCGCGCAGGACCCGACGCAGCCGAACCTCCGTCAGGTGCACCTGATCCACGCCGAGTTGCACGAGGAGCTGCGGCTGGCGGGCCACCGGGTGGCGGCCGGCGAGCTGGGCGAGAACATCACCACCCGCGGGCTCGACCTGCTGGGCCTGCCGAGGGGCGCCAGGCTGCACCTGGGCGAGGACGCGGTGGTCGAGGTGACCGGGCTGCGCAACCCCTGCCTGCAGATCGAGGCCTTCCAGGAGGGCCTGCTGAAGCAGGTGGTCGGCCGGGACGAGGCGGGCAACGTGGTGCGCCGGGCCGGGATCATGGGGGTCGTGCTGGCGGGCGGCGAGGTCCGCCCCGGGGACACCGTCCGGGTCGAGCTCCCGGACGGTCCGCAGCTGCCGCTCGAACGGGTCTGA
- the recN gene encoding DNA repair protein RecN, whose amino-acid sequence MRIRDLGVIDDAVVELAPGFTAVTGETGAGKTMVVTSLGLLLGGRADPGLVRGGAGRAVVEGRIELPAGSPAAARALEAGAELDDGALLISRTVSAEGRSRAFVGGRAVPVGLLAEIGEDLIAVHGQTDQQRLLRPSRQRGALDRYAGESLTGPLERYREVYRGLREVSATLEELTTRARERAQEADLLRFGLDEVAAAEPVAGEDTELAAEAERLGHADALSSAATLAHAALAGDPAEPDSLDAGTLLAQARRALDGVRAHDERLAPLADRLNEVGYLLADVAGDLAGYADDLDADPVRLAAVEERRSVLAHLLRKYGGPENSLTEVLAWAETGAARLAELDGDDERIDELAAREGELRAELARLAAEVSAAREAAAGRFAEAVSAELAELAMPHARVTFRISRTDDPAGLEVDGRTVAYGSHGVDEVEVLLAPHPGALPRPIAKGASGGELSRVMLAVEVVFAGADPVPTYLFDEVDAGVGGKAAVEIGRRLAKLAQSAQVVVVTHLPQVAAFADRHLVVEKTNDGTVTRSGVKVLSDEERVRELSRMLAGLEDSELGRAHAEELLAAARAPRGR is encoded by the coding sequence ATGCGGATACGAGATCTTGGTGTCATCGACGACGCCGTGGTCGAGCTGGCACCGGGGTTCACCGCCGTGACCGGCGAGACCGGCGCCGGCAAGACCATGGTGGTGACCAGCCTCGGCCTGCTGCTCGGCGGCCGGGCCGACCCGGGCCTGGTACGCGGCGGCGCGGGCCGGGCCGTGGTCGAGGGCAGGATCGAGCTGCCCGCCGGCTCCCCGGCGGCCGCCCGCGCGCTGGAGGCGGGCGCCGAGCTCGACGACGGCGCGCTGCTGATCAGCCGTACCGTCTCGGCCGAGGGCCGCTCCCGGGCGTTCGTCGGCGGCCGGGCGGTGCCGGTCGGACTCCTCGCCGAGATCGGCGAGGACCTGATCGCCGTGCACGGCCAGACCGACCAGCAGCGGCTGCTGCGCCCCTCCCGCCAGCGCGGCGCGCTGGACCGCTACGCGGGCGAGAGCCTGACCGGGCCGCTGGAGCGCTACCGGGAGGTCTACCGCGGCCTGCGGGAGGTCTCCGCGACCCTGGAGGAGCTGACCACCCGGGCCCGCGAGCGCGCCCAGGAGGCCGACCTGCTGCGCTTCGGCCTGGACGAGGTCGCCGCCGCCGAGCCGGTGGCCGGCGAGGACACCGAGCTGGCCGCCGAGGCCGAGCGGCTGGGCCACGCGGACGCGCTGTCCTCGGCCGCCACGCTGGCCCACGCCGCCCTCGCGGGCGACCCGGCCGAGCCCGACTCGCTGGACGCGGGCACCCTGCTCGCCCAGGCCCGCCGGGCGCTGGACGGCGTCCGCGCGCACGACGAGCGGCTCGCCCCGCTGGCGGACCGGCTCAACGAGGTCGGCTACCTGCTGGCCGACGTCGCCGGCGACCTGGCCGGCTACGCGGACGACCTGGACGCCGACCCGGTCCGGCTGGCCGCGGTCGAGGAGCGCCGCTCGGTGCTGGCCCACCTGCTGCGCAAGTACGGCGGCCCGGAGAACAGCCTGACCGAGGTGCTGGCCTGGGCCGAGACCGGCGCCGCCCGGCTCGCCGAGCTGGACGGCGACGACGAGCGGATCGACGAGCTCGCCGCCCGCGAGGGCGAGCTGCGCGCCGAGCTGGCCCGGCTCGCCGCCGAGGTGTCGGCCGCCCGCGAGGCGGCCGCCGGCCGCTTCGCCGAGGCCGTCTCCGCCGAACTCGCCGAGCTGGCCATGCCGCACGCCCGGGTGACGTTCCGGATCAGCCGGACGGACGACCCGGCCGGGCTGGAGGTCGACGGCCGCACGGTCGCCTACGGCTCGCACGGCGTGGACGAGGTCGAGGTGCTGCTCGCCCCGCACCCGGGCGCCTTGCCGCGCCCGATCGCCAAGGGCGCCTCCGGGGGTGAGCTGTCCCGGGTGATGCTCGCCGTCGAGGTGGTGTTCGCCGGGGCGGACCCGGTCCCGACGTACCTCTTCGACGAGGTCGACGCGGGTGTCGGCGGCAAGGCGGCGGTGGAGATCGGCCGCCGGCTGGCGAAGCTGGCACAGAGCGCGCAGGTCGTGGTGGTCACCCACCTGCCGCAGGTCGCGGCCTTCGCCGACCGGCACCTGGTGGTGGAGAAGACCAACGACGGCACCGTGACCCGCAGCGGCGTCAAGGTGCTCAGCGACGAGGAGCGGGTCCGGGAGCTGTCCCGGATGCTGGCCGGCCTGGAGGACTCCGAGCTGGGCCGCGCCCACGCCGAGGAACTGCTGGCCGCCGCCCGCGCCCCGCGCGGCCGCTGA
- a CDS encoding glycoside hydrolase family 15 protein, producing the protein MAGRIEDYALIGDMQTAALVSRDGAVDWLCLPRFDSPAVFAGLLGTDEHGFWRIGPAEAVTAPAAATTPAPRNPFTETGELRIPPPTAAAPALPADRRRYRGDSLILEQEWDSQGGKVRVIDFMPPRPLAGRDSVPQMIRIVEGLEGKVRMRSALRMRFSYGRVVPWVHRVEQPDGGHRTVAVAGPDSVWLDGEAETYGRDLTTYADFSVNAGERITFALTWQASHLDAPSPPDAEEMLAATEDFWRDWAGQCTYQGPYREAVVRSLITLKGLTYAPTGGIVAAPTTSLPEDIGGERNWDYRYTWLRDAAITLSSLLRTGYRDEARAWREWLLRAVAGDPENLQIMYGIAGERELTESSLDWLPGYEGSLPVRVGNGAAGQLQLDVYGEVVEALHLAHMTGLTRNDHAHHLQLKLIGYLEEHWTEPDEGIWEVRGPRRHFTHSKVMAWVAVDRTIKLLEQAPADAPDDGSLERWRELRETIHRDVCEKGYDPERNTFTQYYGGRELDASLLLIPQVGFLPADDKRVIGTIEAIQRELSTEDGFVLRYPTHDDDGNNVDGLSGHEGAFLACSFWLADDLAMIGRVTEARELFDKLLSLRNDIGLLAEEWDPRLKRQVGNFPQAFSHVPLIDTALRLTACGGAYLSAQPAAPADGPAAADLGEQATI; encoded by the coding sequence GTGGCCGGCCGTATCGAGGACTACGCACTCATCGGGGACATGCAGACCGCCGCCCTGGTCAGCAGGGACGGGGCGGTGGACTGGCTGTGTCTGCCCAGATTCGACTCCCCGGCGGTCTTCGCCGGGCTGCTGGGCACCGATGAACACGGGTTCTGGCGGATCGGCCCGGCCGAGGCCGTCACCGCCCCGGCCGCCGCGACCACCCCGGCGCCGCGCAACCCGTTCACCGAAACGGGTGAACTCCGGATCCCGCCGCCGACCGCCGCGGCCCCCGCCCTGCCCGCCGACCGGCGGCGCTACCGCGGCGACTCGCTGATCCTGGAGCAGGAGTGGGACTCCCAGGGCGGCAAGGTCCGCGTGATCGACTTCATGCCGCCCCGGCCGCTGGCCGGCCGCGACTCGGTGCCGCAGATGATCCGGATCGTCGAGGGCCTGGAGGGCAAGGTCCGGATGCGCTCCGCCCTGCGGATGCGGTTCAGCTACGGCCGGGTCGTCCCCTGGGTGCACCGGGTCGAGCAGCCCGACGGCGGCCACCGCACCGTCGCCGTCGCCGGCCCCGACTCGGTCTGGCTGGACGGCGAGGCCGAGACCTACGGACGCGACCTCACCACGTACGCCGACTTCAGCGTGAACGCCGGCGAGCGGATCACCTTCGCCCTCACCTGGCAGGCCTCCCACCTGGACGCGCCCAGCCCGCCGGACGCCGAGGAGATGCTCGCCGCCACCGAGGACTTCTGGCGCGACTGGGCCGGCCAGTGCACCTACCAGGGCCCCTACCGCGAGGCCGTGGTCCGTTCGCTGATCACCCTCAAGGGCCTCACCTACGCCCCCACCGGCGGCATCGTCGCCGCGCCCACCACCTCGCTGCCCGAGGACATCGGCGGCGAGCGCAACTGGGACTACCGCTACACCTGGCTGCGGGACGCCGCGATCACCCTCTCCTCGCTGCTGCGCACCGGCTACCGCGACGAGGCCCGGGCCTGGCGCGAGTGGCTGCTGCGGGCCGTCGCCGGCGACCCGGAGAACCTGCAGATCATGTACGGGATCGCGGGCGAGCGCGAGCTCACCGAGTCCTCGCTGGACTGGCTGCCGGGCTACGAGGGCTCACTGCCGGTACGGGTCGGCAACGGCGCGGCCGGCCAGCTCCAGCTGGACGTCTACGGCGAGGTCGTCGAGGCCCTGCACCTGGCCCACATGACCGGCCTGACCCGCAACGACCACGCCCACCACCTCCAGCTCAAGCTGATCGGCTACCTGGAGGAGCACTGGACCGAGCCCGACGAGGGGATCTGGGAGGTGCGCGGCCCCCGCCGGCACTTCACCCACTCCAAGGTGATGGCCTGGGTCGCCGTCGACCGCACCATCAAGCTGCTGGAGCAGGCCCCGGCGGACGCCCCGGACGACGGCTCGCTGGAGCGCTGGCGCGAGCTGCGCGAGACCATCCACCGGGACGTCTGCGAGAAGGGCTACGACCCGGAGCGCAACACCTTCACCCAGTACTACGGCGGCCGGGAGCTGGACGCCTCGCTGCTGCTGATCCCCCAGGTCGGGTTCCTGCCGGCGGACGACAAGCGGGTGATCGGCACCATCGAGGCGATCCAGCGGGAGCTGTCCACCGAGGACGGCTTCGTGCTGCGCTACCCGACCCACGACGACGACGGCAACAACGTCGACGGGCTGTCCGGGCACGAAGGGGCCTTCCTGGCCTGCTCCTTCTGGCTGGCCGACGACCTGGCGATGATCGGGCGGGTCACCGAGGCGAGGGAGCTGTTCGACAAGCTGCTGTCGCTGCGCAACGACATCGGCCTGCTCGCCGAGGAGTGGGACCCGCGGCTCAAGCGCCAGGTCGGCAACTTCCCGCAGGCTTTCAGCCACGTGCCGCTGATCGACACCGCGCTGCGGCTGACCGCCTGCGGCGGCGCGTACCTGTCCGCCCAGCCGGCCGCTCCCGCGGACGGGCCGGCGGCCGCCGACCTCGGGGAGCAGGCCACCATCTGA